A single genomic interval of Clostridia bacterium harbors:
- a CDS encoding abhydrolase domain-containing 18 translates to MRKRYEKFMYNWEHRLTTRDTNRVVRPFEWGLDWTERWPLVNGHRPGPGTGEIEDYFYALNERLVEQSDEFFSYRTPTDFRLEQRTVRVHATGSNPDLKHDLKYANQIGTFLRFTSPVETPFPENNVMNARWFPAKGRRAILVLPQWNSDAISHNALCQIFNVMGIAGLRMSMPYHDVRMPASLQRADYAVSANMGRTIDAARQGVIDVRACLDWLEQQGYTELGILGTSLGSCYAFIASAHDERLKINVFNHASTYFGDVMWTGQSTRHVRAGVEEVIDQDRLRRALLAVSPMAYFDKFARWPKKSLMIYTKYDLTFLPEFSLQIASEFERRKLGTTIKALPCGHYTLGETPYKYMDAWHISRFVGKAFAH, encoded by the coding sequence ATGCGTAAGCGTTACGAGAAGTTTATGTACAACTGGGAGCACCGTCTCACGACGCGCGATACCAATCGCGTAGTGCGCCCGTTCGAGTGGGGATTGGATTGGACCGAGCGCTGGCCGCTCGTCAATGGCCATCGACCCGGCCCCGGCACAGGGGAGATTGAGGACTACTTCTACGCGCTGAACGAGCGCCTCGTCGAACAAAGCGACGAGTTCTTTTCCTATCGCACGCCAACGGATTTCCGGCTGGAACAGCGTACCGTCCGCGTGCACGCTACGGGCAGTAATCCTGATCTGAAGCACGATTTGAAGTACGCCAATCAGATCGGCACCTTCCTTCGCTTCACGTCGCCGGTAGAGACGCCCTTTCCGGAAAACAACGTGATGAATGCGCGCTGGTTCCCGGCGAAGGGACGGCGAGCGATTCTCGTTCTGCCGCAGTGGAATTCCGACGCCATCAGTCACAACGCCTTGTGCCAGATATTCAACGTTATGGGAATTGCGGGCCTGCGCATGAGCATGCCTTACCACGATGTACGCATGCCCGCGAGTTTGCAGCGCGCCGACTACGCGGTTTCCGCCAACATGGGGCGCACGATCGACGCTGCGCGACAGGGTGTAATCGATGTTCGAGCGTGTCTCGATTGGCTGGAGCAGCAGGGATATACGGAGCTAGGCATCCTGGGTACGAGCCTGGGCTCCTGCTATGCGTTCATCGCCAGTGCGCACGATGAGCGGCTGAAGATTAACGTTTTCAATCACGCGTCCACGTATTTCGGCGACGTTATGTGGACGGGCCAATCGACGCGGCACGTGCGCGCAGGCGTGGAAGAGGTGATTGACCAGGATCGTTTGCGCCGTGCACTCCTGGCCGTGAGCCCCATGGCTTATTTCGACAAGTTCGCGCGCTGGCCCAAGAAATCCCTGATGATCTACACGAAGTACGATCTGACGTTCCTGCCGGAGTTCTCACTGCAGATTGCATCGGAATTCGAACGACGCAAACTAGGGACGACCATTAAGGCGCTGCCCTGTGGCCACTACACACTCGGGGAAACTCCCTACAAATACATGGACGCCTGGCACATCTCTCGTTTCGTAGGTAAGGCGTTCGCACATTGA
- a CDS encoding enoyl-CoA hydratase/isomerase family protein, with product MRVSVPAQHSLDMRFGMATPSESPAANIYRYIVFDTSTYVAHITLNNPPYNVLSVPLMKELADAIESLNGRNDIKCILLDSSQRTFSAGISLEDSKADRVFQTLEMFNRVFQAIGEISKPLIVVVNGPAIGSGSELVAFGDMVIATPNARFAQPEVKMGTFPPFAAIMLPQLIGPKKTYELILTGQALTAEEAKDFGFVNRVVPEAELQSTVAEVLTRIGEFSGPVLEMTKKVIGSAMGLPMAEAIKKSQDIYLNQLMALEDSQEGLRAVLEKRKPIWKNR from the coding sequence ATGCGCGTAAGCGTACCGGCGCAGCACTCACTAGACATGAGGTTCGGCATGGCGACGCCATCGGAAAGTCCGGCAGCAAACATCTATCGCTACATCGTTTTCGACACATCCACCTACGTCGCCCACATCACCCTGAACAACCCGCCGTACAACGTACTCAGCGTTCCCTTGATGAAGGAACTCGCGGACGCCATTGAAAGCCTTAACGGTCGCAACGACATTAAGTGCATTCTGCTGGACAGCTCACAACGCACCTTCTCGGCCGGCATATCGTTAGAGGACTCGAAGGCTGACCGCGTCTTTCAGACTCTGGAGATGTTCAATCGCGTTTTCCAGGCGATTGGCGAAATTTCAAAACCGCTCATCGTTGTCGTCAACGGGCCTGCAATCGGATCAGGATCCGAACTCGTGGCCTTCGGCGACATGGTGATTGCGACTCCCAACGCGCGCTTCGCACAGCCGGAAGTAAAGATGGGAACATTCCCGCCCTTCGCCGCTATCATGCTTCCTCAGTTGATCGGGCCGAAGAAAACTTATGAACTGATCCTGACCGGACAGGCTTTGACCGCGGAGGAAGCGAAAGACTTCGGCTTTGTAAATCGCGTAGTGCCAGAAGCTGAATTGCAGAGTACCGTTGCGGAAGTGTTAACTCGCATCGGCGAATTCAGTGGTCCAGTTCTTGAAATGACCAAAAAGGTCATCGGCTCCGCCATGGGCCTGCCAATGGCCGAAGCCATTAAGAAATCGCAGGACATCTACCTTAACCAGCTCATGGCGCTCGAAGATTCACAGGAAGGCCTTCGCGCCGTTCTGGAAAAACGCAAACCGATATGGAAGAACCGCTGA
- the rpiB gene encoding ribose 5-phosphate isomerase B: protein MKIAIGADHAGFELKQKVKDHLVAAGYNVEDEGTVSNESVDYPDFARNVGKHVAQKKADLGILVCGSGIGMAIAANKVPGVRAANVSSEFEAEVSREHNDANVLAIGARVLDEPTALKIVDKWLRTSFAGGRHQRRVDKITEIEKDELKHGSCDN from the coding sequence ATGAAGATAGCGATCGGTGCAGATCATGCCGGCTTCGAATTGAAGCAAAAAGTGAAAGATCACCTCGTCGCCGCCGGTTACAACGTAGAGGACGAAGGTACGGTATCGAACGAATCGGTTGACTACCCGGATTTTGCGCGCAACGTCGGCAAACACGTTGCTCAGAAGAAGGCTGACTTGGGCATTCTGGTGTGCGGTAGCGGAATCGGTATGGCGATTGCCGCGAACAAGGTGCCCGGCGTACGTGCGGCGAATGTGAGTTCCGAATTCGAAGCTGAGGTTTCACGCGAGCACAACGATGCCAACGTGCTTGCGATTGGTGCGCGAGTTCTGGACGAGCCTACGGCTTTGAAGATCGTCGATAAGTGGCTGAGAACCAGCTTCGCTGGCGGGCGGCACCAGCGTCGCGTAGACAAGATTACCGAGATTGAAAAGGACGAACTCAAGCACGGTTCTTGTGACAACTGA
- the glyA gene encoding serine hydroxymethyltransferase gives MKDNWMTRTLSEVDPEVAQAITNEENRQHQGLELIASENFVSEAVLEAAGSVFTNKYAEGYPAKRYYGGCEFTDVVENLARDRAKQLFGAEHANVQPHSGSSANMAAYAAVINPGDTVMGLDLAHGGHLTHGHKLSFSGKTYRIVSYGVSRDTETIDYNELEKVAEREHPKLIIGGGSAYPRIIDFARMRQIADKVGALYLVDMAHFAGLVAGGAHPSPVPHAHIVTTTTHKTLRGPRSGMILSKSEYAAAIDKSVFPGCQGGPLVHIMAAKAVCFLEALQPEFKQYARQVVANAKVLAQTLADEGFRIISGGTDTHLMLVDVFSKGMLGSEAEKALGEAAITVNKNAIPFDTNPPMKPSGIRLGTPALTTRGMGEAEMRQIGKWIADALNNRTDAETLKRIRRQVLELAERFPLYAERRNSKTAAIRA, from the coding sequence ATGAAAGACAATTGGATGACGCGTACTTTGAGCGAAGTGGATCCGGAAGTGGCGCAGGCGATCACGAATGAGGAGAACCGGCAGCACCAAGGCCTGGAACTGATCGCATCTGAAAACTTTGTCAGCGAAGCCGTTCTGGAAGCCGCAGGCTCCGTTTTCACCAATAAGTACGCCGAAGGGTATCCGGCAAAGCGCTACTACGGTGGATGTGAGTTCACCGACGTTGTTGAGAACCTGGCGCGCGATCGTGCCAAGCAGTTGTTCGGCGCCGAGCATGCAAACGTGCAGCCGCACTCAGGGTCCTCGGCGAACATGGCCGCCTATGCTGCGGTCATCAACCCGGGCGACACCGTGATGGGGTTGGACCTGGCACATGGCGGACACCTTACGCATGGTCACAAACTTAGTTTTTCAGGCAAGACGTATCGCATTGTTTCCTACGGCGTCTCGCGTGACACCGAGACCATTGACTACAACGAACTTGAAAAAGTCGCCGAGCGCGAGCATCCGAAGTTGATTATCGGCGGTGGCAGCGCGTATCCGCGCATCATTGATTTTGCGCGCATGCGCCAGATTGCAGACAAGGTTGGCGCGCTCTACCTGGTGGACATGGCGCACTTCGCCGGACTGGTCGCTGGCGGGGCGCATCCTTCACCCGTGCCGCACGCGCACATCGTGACCACGACGACGCACAAGACGCTACGCGGGCCGCGGTCGGGCATGATCCTGTCGAAGTCGGAGTACGCAGCTGCAATCGATAAGAGCGTATTCCCCGGCTGCCAGGGTGGGCCGCTCGTGCACATCATGGCAGCGAAAGCCGTCTGCTTCCTCGAAGCGCTGCAGCCTGAGTTCAAGCAGTACGCTCGTCAGGTTGTTGCAAACGCCAAAGTGCTGGCACAGACATTGGCCGATGAAGGTTTCCGCATCATCTCCGGCGGGACGGACACGCATCTGATGCTCGTGGACGTCTTCAGCAAGGGCATGCTCGGCAGCGAAGCCGAGAAGGCGCTCGGAGAAGCCGCCATCACGGTCAACAAGAACGCTATCCCGTTCGATACGAATCCGCCGATGAAGCCGAGCGGCATTCGCCTGGGCACGCCTGCGCTTACCACCCGCGGCATGGGCGAAGCGGAGATGCGCCAGATCGGCAAGTGGATCGCAGACGCACTGAACAACCGCACGGACGCCGAAACGCTGAAGCGCATACGCCGGCAGGTGCTCGAGTTGGCAGAGCGGTTCCCGCTCTATGCCGAGCGGCGCAATTCAAAAACGGCCGCAATCCGCGCTTAG
- a CDS encoding glycosyltransferase family 1 protein, whose product MKVAIDIRRVADFGVATYIRNVVRSLGRLDHRNEYFLIGMVERLREIGDLPPNFHSIPVASSQGALKSYFEFRRHVKHHGCQLVHVPHTFWRPTPGDCPYVITVHDLLDYMYRVNSRSAMGQMMHFYLTSLVMKKAARIFAVSHFTGKDVSRVFQVPEKKIEVVYNAIDDRFRQGHTTDADREMIAERYQVNYPFLLYAGRISPHKNVVRIIEAFSALKTDLAKDARCPNLKLIIIGDELSKHPDLRRAVIKSGVQNDVRFLGFVPIDVLRIFYDAAKIFVFPSLYEGFGLPPLEAMAHGTPVVASNTSALPEVTGKAAVLVNPENVFEISRALYRVLLDQSLRERMKIAGLEQAAKFSWDTTVQRMIEVYEEAISRS is encoded by the coding sequence GTGAAAGTTGCCATCGACATTCGACGTGTAGCCGACTTCGGCGTTGCGACCTACATTCGCAACGTCGTCCGATCGCTGGGTCGTCTTGACCATCGCAACGAATACTTTCTGATTGGCATGGTCGAGCGTCTGCGCGAAATCGGCGACCTGCCTCCCAACTTCCATTCCATTCCGGTAGCGTCTTCGCAGGGTGCTCTCAAGAGCTATTTCGAGTTCCGCCGCCACGTGAAACATCATGGCTGCCAACTCGTGCATGTGCCACACACTTTCTGGCGTCCTACACCCGGAGATTGTCCGTACGTCATCACCGTTCACGACTTGCTCGATTACATGTATCGCGTGAACTCGCGGTCGGCGATGGGTCAGATGATGCATTTCTATCTGACGAGCCTCGTGATGAAGAAGGCGGCGCGCATTTTCGCCGTATCACACTTCACCGGCAAAGACGTATCGCGCGTCTTCCAGGTACCCGAGAAGAAAATCGAGGTTGTTTACAACGCCATCGACGACCGCTTCCGGCAAGGGCACACCACGGACGCCGACCGCGAGATGATCGCCGAGCGATACCAGGTGAATTATCCATTCCTGCTTTATGCCGGGCGCATCAGTCCTCATAAGAACGTGGTTCGGATCATCGAAGCTTTTTCTGCGTTGAAAACGGACCTCGCCAAAGATGCGCGTTGTCCGAACCTCAAGCTCATCATCATTGGCGACGAACTGTCGAAGCACCCAGACCTTCGGCGAGCCGTTATAAAAAGCGGCGTGCAGAACGACGTCCGCTTCCTGGGATTTGTACCCATCGATGTTCTGCGCATCTTTTACGACGCGGCAAAAATCTTTGTCTTCCCATCACTGTATGAGGGTTTCGGACTGCCGCCGCTTGAAGCCATGGCGCATGGAACTCCCGTGGTGGCATCCAATACTTCTGCGTTGCCGGAAGTCACCGGAAAGGCCGCTGTCCTGGTCAATCCCGAAAACGTTTTTGAGATCAGCCGCGCTCTTTATCGCGTGCTGCTGGATCAGTCTCTGCGGGAAAGAATGAAGATCGCCGGACTGGAGCAGGCGGCCAAGTTCTCCTGGGACACGACGGTACAGCGCATGATCGAGGTGTACGAGGAAGCCATCTCTCGTAGCTGA